Proteins from one Esox lucius isolate fEsoLuc1 chromosome 19, fEsoLuc1.pri, whole genome shotgun sequence genomic window:
- the kras gene encoding GTPase KRas isoform X2: MTEYKLVVVGAGGVGKSALTIQLIQNHFVDEYDPTIEDSYRKQVVIDGETCLLDILDTAGQEEYSAMRDQYMRTGEGFLCVFAINNTKSFEDIHHYREQIKRVKDSEDVPMVLVGNKCDLPSRTVDTKQAQDLARSYGIPFIETSAKTRQGVDDAFYTLVREIRKHKEKMSKEGKKKKKKSKTKCILM; this comes from the exons ATGACAGAATacaagctggtggtggtgggagcagGAGGCGTGGGCAAGAGTGCACTCACCATCCAGCTCATCCAGAACCACTTTGTGGATGAATATGACCCCACCATTGag GACTCGTACAGGAAGCAGGTGGTGATTGACGGGGAGACGTGTCTTCTGGACATCCTGGACACTGCAGGTCAGGAGGAGTACAGCGCCATGAGGGACCAGTACatgaggacaggagagggcttCCTCTGTGTCTTTGCCATCAACAACACCAAATCCTTTGAGGACATCCACCACTATAG AGAGCAGATTAAGCGTGTGAAAGACTCTGAGGATGTACCCATGGTGCTGGTGGGGAACAAGTGTGACCTGCCGTCCCGGACAGTGGACACCAAGCAGGCTCAGGACTTAGCACGCAGCTATGGTATCCCATTCATCGAGACCTCAGCCAAAACCAGACAG GGTGTTGATGATGCCTTTTATACATTAGTGCGGGAAATCCGAAAACACAAGGAGAAGATGAGCAAGGAGggcaagaagaagaaaaagaagtcCAAGACAAAGTGTATACTCATGTGA
- the kras gene encoding GTPase KRas isoform X1, giving the protein MTEYKLVVVGAGGVGKSALTIQLIQNHFVDEYDPTIEDSYRKQVVIDGETCLLDILDTAGQEEYSAMRDQYMRTGEGFLCVFAINNTKSFEDIHHYREQIKRVKDSEDVPMVLVGNKCDLPSRTVDTKQAQDLARSYGIPFIETSAKTRQRVEDAFYTLVREIRLYRLKKLSKEEKTPRCVKLKKCVVM; this is encoded by the exons ATGACAGAATacaagctggtggtggtgggagcagGAGGCGTGGGCAAGAGTGCACTCACCATCCAGCTCATCCAGAACCACTTTGTGGATGAATATGACCCCACCATTGag GACTCGTACAGGAAGCAGGTGGTGATTGACGGGGAGACGTGTCTTCTGGACATCCTGGACACTGCAGGTCAGGAGGAGTACAGCGCCATGAGGGACCAGTACatgaggacaggagagggcttCCTCTGTGTCTTTGCCATCAACAACACCAAATCCTTTGAGGACATCCACCACTATAG AGAGCAGATTAAGCGTGTGAAAGACTCTGAGGATGTACCCATGGTGCTGGTGGGGAACAAGTGTGACCTGCCGTCCCGGACAGTGGACACCAAGCAGGCTCAGGACTTAGCACGCAGCTATGGTATCCCATTCATCGAGACCTCAGCCAAAACCAGACAG AGAGTGGAGGATGCCTTTTACACTCTGGTACGGGAGATCAGGCTGTACCGGCTGAAAAAGCTCAGCAAGGAAGAAAAGACCCCACGCTGTGTCAAGCTTAAAAAGtgtgttgtgatgtga